The DNA region CTCGGCCAGGTTGGTCGCCACCGCGCCGCCGCCGATGGGCAGCGCCTCGTAGGAGGCGGCGAGGGCGCGCAGCAGCTCGTGGTGCGCGTTGGTCACCAGCAGCACGATGACGGTGATCGATCCGTAGAGGGCCGCCAGGACGTTGTTGCGCACGCCGCTCTGCGGGTCGACCAGGGCCGCGTACGAGAGCCCCATCTGGAACCCGGTGAGGTAGCCGCCGAGTTCGGCGCCGGCCTGCAGCAGGCGCACCGTCATCGCCAGCGCCAGGCCGATCAGCGCCTCTCGCACCATCACCGCGATGAGCATCCCCGAGGCCAGCGTCCGCGGCACGCCGATGACCGGCGCCATGAAGGCCGCCAGCACCAGCAGCAGTCCGATCTTGGCCATCGTCGGCGCGTACGTCCCGCCGTACAGCGGCGTCGCCATCACGATCAGGCTCGGGCGGATCAGCGCGATCACGAACACGAGGAGCGGCGACAGGTCCATCTACCGCACCAGTTCGGGCAGCCGCGTGACCATCTGCCGCGTGAACCCCGACATCAGCCGGAGCATCCACGGGAAGGTGACCGCGAACGTGAGGAAGATCGCGGCGGCGCGCGGGATGAACGCCAGCACGTTGTCCTGGATGCTGGTGACCGTCTGGAAGATGCTCACCAGCACGCCGGCCACCAGGCCGGCCAGCAGCATCGGCAGGCTGACGAGGATGGCCAGCTCGATGGCCTGGCGGACGATACCGACGACGAGGGCTTCGGACATGGGGGCCTCAGAGGAAGCTGCGGACCAGCGACGACACCAGCAGGTTCCAGCCGTCGATCATCACGAACAGCATGATCTTGAACGGCAGCGAGATCATCGCCGGCGGCAGCTGCAGCATGCCCATCGACAGCAGCGTGGTGGAGACCACCAGATCGATGAGCAGAAAGGGGACGAACAGGTAGAACCCCATCTGGAACCCGGTCTTGATCTCCGAGAGGATGAAGGCCGGGATCACCACGCGCATCGGCAGGGCGTCGGGCGTGTCGGGCCGTGGCACCTTGCCGAGCTCGACGAACAGCGCCAGGTCGGTCTCGCGCGTCTGCTTGAGCATGAAGCCGCGCAGCGGCGGCGTGCCGCGCTCGAG from Luteitalea sp. TBR-22 includes:
- a CDS encoding flagellar biosynthetic protein FliR; amino-acid sequence: MDLSPLLVFVIALIRPSLIVMATPLYGGTYAPTMAKIGLLLVLAAFMAPVIGVPRTLASGMLIAVMVREALIGLALAMTVRLLQAGAELGGYLTGFQMGLSYAALVDPQSGVRNNVLAALYGSITVIVLLVTNAHHELLRALAASYEALPIGGGAVATNLAEMTAGMFGLMFTLGVRLSAPIVITLLLVEVGLGVMARVAPTLNLMVTAAPVRLLIGWMALALTLRVLPDILTRAFPQALTLGARTAAALH
- a CDS encoding flagellar biosynthetic protein FliQ, producing the protein MSEALVVGIVRQAIELAILVSLPMLLAGLVAGVLVSIFQTVTSIQDNVLAFIPRAAAIFLTFAVTFPWMLRLMSGFTRQMVTRLPELVR